A genomic window from Promicromonospora sukumoe includes:
- a CDS encoding glycosyltransferase family A protein, which produces MTNDRSDLPVIAAELQRMRVNAFIVSDIARRTDSQSHRDLMALMRDATEGLQQSRWSMARAHAIGVAPGDDDELDEALEVLLKAAARGSRSVGPQQAFLLGHLLVERRRVDDLKRVLPKLSLLPQQADMLRIDLANPAVDPTSDEQTWTDTFNEVILGGAAPIRLTPPEGEASPFDRLASDVPAGTTGGDLVTVIISSFRPGAELLTSVRSVLAQTWRDLEILVIDDESGPEFAPVYREVEALDPRVRVLSQAENAGTYAARNRAIDEARGVYVTFQDADDWAHPQRIELSVAALAANSLVSGVRTNAVKLSDDLVLARRQNTIRQAVAPTLMFRREQVWPHFGSFDPVRKAADTEFHFRLDAALPGRTIDLQPTLQFMRMSAGSLSRDEFRSGWRHPARMLYRSAMLTWHDELRRGASPYLGREQRAFPTPRRFEITQRPHPVYDLVVLGDWRSDEPRERDAAQWVEMLAAADPARRIALVHLEGFSLEPRRKLHFIEPVRRMIAAGVVEGLAYDDDVQAERIVCIDPTALSYLPRLRSGLRAPEVVVVVDRPEQVARAPFATYDADFIERTAKSAFGGATVWSPRGVDAEHVVAVDRNITGVSLPTAFVPGPRATIASHPGVVTVALGTLAEEPLREASAMVRALAGAGLDVRMRTNGHARRVIDGELQAALGRGEVDVTHRPMLFFPHEVADGVVLAAARDLVVVAPGSRTLLSRVVAEGLASGARVHVPSSAWFEGLPAAPYESPEQLARTLVEGPVPAVTEDLHRRRAVEAAGLEAWYAGLRQPVGAG; this is translated from the coding sequence ATGACGAACGATCGGTCCGACCTTCCCGTGATCGCCGCCGAGCTCCAGCGCATGCGGGTGAATGCCTTCATCGTCTCGGATATCGCGCGACGCACCGATTCCCAGTCCCACCGGGACCTGATGGCGCTCATGCGTGACGCGACCGAGGGGCTCCAGCAGTCCCGGTGGTCGATGGCGCGCGCCCACGCCATCGGCGTCGCGCCGGGGGACGACGACGAGCTCGACGAAGCGCTCGAGGTGCTGCTCAAGGCCGCTGCCCGCGGATCTCGCAGCGTCGGCCCGCAGCAGGCCTTCCTGCTGGGGCACCTCCTTGTCGAGCGCCGCCGCGTCGACGACCTCAAGCGGGTGCTGCCCAAGCTCTCGCTGCTCCCGCAGCAGGCCGACATGCTGCGGATCGACCTCGCCAACCCGGCGGTCGACCCGACCTCGGACGAGCAGACCTGGACCGACACCTTCAACGAGGTGATCCTCGGTGGTGCCGCCCCGATCCGGCTGACGCCCCCCGAGGGTGAGGCGAGCCCGTTCGACCGGCTGGCGAGCGACGTGCCGGCCGGTACGACGGGCGGCGACCTCGTCACCGTGATCATCAGCTCGTTCCGCCCCGGTGCGGAGCTGCTGACCTCGGTGCGGTCCGTCCTGGCACAGACGTGGCGCGACCTCGAGATCCTCGTCATCGACGACGAGTCGGGTCCTGAGTTCGCACCGGTCTACCGCGAGGTGGAGGCGCTCGACCCGCGCGTCCGGGTGCTGTCCCAGGCCGAGAACGCCGGCACCTACGCGGCGCGCAACCGGGCGATCGACGAGGCCAGGGGCGTCTACGTGACGTTCCAGGACGCCGACGACTGGGCCCACCCGCAACGGATCGAGCTGTCGGTCGCGGCCCTCGCGGCGAACAGCCTCGTCAGCGGCGTGCGCACCAACGCGGTCAAGCTCTCGGACGACCTGGTGCTCGCCCGCCGGCAGAACACGATCCGCCAGGCGGTCGCGCCGACCCTGATGTTCCGCCGCGAGCAGGTGTGGCCGCACTTCGGCTCGTTCGACCCCGTGCGCAAGGCCGCGGACACGGAGTTCCACTTCCGCCTGGACGCCGCCCTGCCCGGCCGGACCATCGACCTCCAGCCGACGCTCCAGTTCATGCGCATGAGCGCCGGCTCCCTGTCGCGGGACGAGTTCCGCAGCGGCTGGCGCCACCCGGCGCGCATGCTCTACCGCTCCGCGATGCTCACCTGGCACGACGAGCTGCGCCGCGGCGCCTCGCCGTACCTCGGGCGCGAGCAGCGCGCGTTCCCCACGCCGCGGCGGTTCGAGATCACGCAGCGGCCGCACCCCGTCTACGACCTGGTGGTGCTCGGCGACTGGCGGTCCGACGAGCCCCGCGAGCGCGACGCCGCGCAGTGGGTCGAGATGCTCGCCGCGGCCGACCCGGCACGACGGATCGCGCTCGTCCACCTCGAGGGCTTCTCGCTCGAGCCGCGCCGCAAGCTGCACTTCATCGAGCCGGTGCGGCGGATGATCGCCGCGGGCGTCGTCGAGGGCCTCGCCTACGACGACGACGTCCAGGCGGAGCGCATCGTGTGCATCGACCCGACGGCGCTGTCCTACCTGCCGAGGCTCCGGTCAGGGCTGCGCGCGCCGGAGGTCGTGGTCGTCGTCGACCGGCCCGAGCAGGTCGCGCGGGCCCCCTTCGCCACCTACGACGCCGACTTCATCGAGCGGACGGCGAAGAGCGCGTTCGGGGGAGCGACCGTCTGGAGCCCGCGCGGCGTCGACGCCGAGCACGTCGTCGCGGTCGACCGGAACATCACCGGCGTGTCCCTGCCCACGGCGTTCGTGCCCGGACCGCGAGCCACGATCGCCTCGCACCCCGGCGTCGTCACGGTCGCCCTCGGGACGCTGGCCGAGGAGCCGCTGCGTGAGGCGTCCGCGATGGTCCGCGCGCTCGCCGGCGCGGGCCTGGACGTCCGGATGCGGACCAACGGCCACGCCCGCCGCGTGATCGACGGCGAGCTCCAGGCGGCGCTCGGCCGGGGCGAGGTCGACGTCACCCACCGGCCGATGCTCTTCTTCCCGCACGAGGTGGCCGACGGCGTGGTCCTGGCCGCGGCCCGCGACCTGGTCGTGGTCGCTCCCGGGTCCCGGACCCTGCTGAGCAGGGTCGTCGCCGAGGGGCTCGCGTCCGGCGCGCGCGTCCACGTGCCCTCCTCCGCATGGTTCGAGGGGCTTCCGGCCGCTCCGTACGAGAGCCCCGAGCAGCTCGCGCGGACTCTCGTCGAGGGCCCGGTGCCGGCGGTGACCGAGGACCTGCACCGTCGTCGGGCGGTGGAGGCCGCCGGCCTCGAGGCCTGGTACGCGGGTCTGCGCCAGCCGGTCGGCGCCGGCTGA
- a CDS encoding SpoIID/LytB domain-containing protein — MRTERAVARRVSTRRDPARRGVLTPLGTAVGAAVGALVLIGSMLVHAAPAAAAVPDSFVVKGSGFGHGVGMSQYGAYQMARQGKSAAQILGHYYTGTRAGNISTPARVQVQVHGPDPYGYSGYGDSRGSTRITVKGGWWSLLSGGRQIESGPPGTLRVSTSGSRVVVRADGRTMRGRSLALEWSGTEYYKPRAASATVSVRGAQGTYRHGRMLLAAVSGVPNVVNQLRLNTDYLYGVAEMPASWGAGGGAQALRAQAVVARSYAVLKARDWKSRCRCHLVDDIRDQQFTGWKREAEPTYGSYWRAAVHATRTSARSARVLTYQGSPVEAHYFSSSGGRTARSEDVWSTVLPYERSVSDPYSSRAPGNSMTSWTRVITQSQARKLFDLGNVRSIRVVARWSSGQARTLEATSAGGATSRVTGKADRIRSVVGARTTAGNVPAAWIGKVVAR, encoded by the coding sequence ATGCGTACCGAACGAGCGGTCGCACGACGTGTCTCGACCCGACGAGACCCGGCCCGACGGGGCGTCCTGACGCCGCTCGGCACCGCGGTCGGCGCGGCGGTCGGGGCGCTGGTCCTGATCGGCTCGATGCTGGTGCACGCCGCCCCGGCGGCGGCCGCGGTGCCCGACTCCTTCGTCGTCAAGGGCTCCGGCTTCGGCCACGGCGTGGGGATGTCGCAGTACGGCGCCTACCAGATGGCGCGCCAGGGCAAGTCGGCCGCGCAGATCCTGGGGCACTACTACACCGGCACACGCGCCGGGAACATCTCGACCCCGGCCCGGGTCCAGGTCCAGGTGCACGGCCCGGACCCGTACGGGTACTCCGGCTACGGCGACAGCCGGGGCAGCACCAGGATCACGGTCAAGGGCGGCTGGTGGAGCCTGCTGTCCGGCGGCCGGCAGATCGAGTCCGGCCCGCCCGGGACCCTGCGGGTTTCCACCTCGGGTTCGCGGGTCGTGGTCAGGGCCGACGGCCGGACGATGCGCGGCCGGTCCCTGGCGCTGGAGTGGTCGGGCACCGAGTACTACAAGCCCCGGGCCGCGTCCGCGACCGTCTCGGTCCGCGGCGCCCAGGGCACCTACCGGCACGGCCGGATGCTGCTCGCGGCGGTCTCGGGGGTGCCGAACGTCGTCAACCAGCTCCGCCTGAACACCGACTACCTGTACGGCGTCGCCGAGATGCCGGCCTCCTGGGGTGCGGGCGGCGGCGCCCAGGCCCTGCGCGCACAGGCCGTCGTGGCCCGCTCGTACGCCGTGCTCAAGGCCCGCGACTGGAAGTCACGCTGCCGCTGCCACCTCGTGGACGACATCCGTGACCAGCAGTTCACCGGGTGGAAGCGCGAGGCCGAGCCCACGTACGGCTCGTACTGGCGGGCCGCCGTCCACGCCACGCGGACCTCGGCCCGCTCGGCCCGGGTGCTGACCTACCAGGGATCGCCCGTCGAGGCCCACTACTTCTCCTCCAGCGGCGGGCGGACGGCACGCTCCGAGGACGTGTGGTCGACCGTGCTGCCGTACGAGCGCTCCGTGTCCGACCCCTACAGCTCCCGGGCGCCCGGCAACTCGATGACCTCGTGGACGCGGGTGATCACCCAGTCGCAGGCCCGGAAGCTCTTCGACCTGGGCAACGTCCGGTCGATCCGCGTGGTCGCGCGCTGGTCCAGCGGGCAGGCCCGCACGCTCGAGGCGACGTCGGCGGGCGGCGCCACGAGCCGGGTCACCGGCAAGGCCGACCGCATCCGCAGCGTGGTCGGGGCACGCACGACCGCCGGGAACGTCCCCGCGGCGTGGATCGGGAAGGTCGTCGCGCGCTGA
- a CDS encoding Trm112 family protein, giving the protein MSAELEPWVREILRCPVTGAVLVDGTGPGGEPELHSTDPDRPLAYPVRDGIPVLLESDAREL; this is encoded by the coding sequence ATGAGCGCCGAGCTGGAACCGTGGGTGCGCGAGATCCTGCGCTGCCCCGTGACGGGAGCGGTCCTGGTGGACGGGACGGGGCCCGGCGGCGAGCCGGAGCTGCACTCCACCGACCCGGACCGGCCGCTCGCCTATCCGGTGCGCGACGGCATCCCCGTGCTGCTGGAGTCGGACGCGCGGGAGCTCTGA
- a CDS encoding acyltransferase family protein, which yields MTTLATSPATPREEHKPARQSGFRPDIEGLRAVAIGAVLIYHAGLPFLPGGFIGVDIFFVISGFLITGLLVREVERTGRVSLTQFYARRAKRLLPATALVLTATAAIVWFTSSVTEWRTFGGDIVAAAAYVVNWRLADRSVDYLAEGTTASPVQHFWSLAVEEQFYIVWPLLLVLVTLLVRRTGFKVRPLMGIGLAVIVVPSFVWSVLLTNSNQATAFFVTTTRLWELGIGALVAVGAGLWPRLPAVATRILGWAGLATLVGAALLLDGSYAWPGSWALVPTLATAAIIIAGAGSSPSTVQRLLSAKPAVWIGGLSYSLYLWHWPLLIGYENLYGTPSPLEGTLLMAASFIPAWLSLKLVENPVRFSGTLARSNRTTLSVGANLTAVGILAGLVVMLAVPQGPPAGAGDAEGARSLTVTDGRASGIENPDSVDSMVPGPVDAVDDVPAAYGKDCQADQEATTPKFCEFGDPDGERTMVLAGDSKALQWSGAFDELARQEGWRLVTATKSSCGLYDVLRNEGGQDYTECLEHNRALTDALIEMKPDVVVVSQRHDTAIDPTTGETTEAAMTDGLVRVWDRLGQAGIHVVALLDNPSPANVEVGDGEVYKCVAERLDQLSDCAFGRADGIAASGTPALVAAAEKVPAVDVLDLTDLFCDEQVCPPVIGGVLVYRQGSHITNTYALSAVPVLTDRLVPLLSR from the coding sequence GTGACGACACTTGCAACTTCACCCGCAACACCGCGCGAGGAGCACAAGCCGGCCCGCCAGAGCGGGTTCCGCCCGGACATCGAGGGGCTTCGTGCGGTCGCCATCGGCGCGGTACTGATCTACCACGCGGGCCTTCCTTTCCTCCCCGGTGGCTTCATCGGCGTCGACATCTTCTTCGTGATCTCCGGCTTCCTCATCACGGGCCTGCTGGTCCGTGAGGTCGAGCGGACCGGCCGGGTGTCCCTGACCCAGTTCTACGCCCGCCGCGCGAAGCGCCTGCTGCCCGCGACGGCGCTGGTCCTGACGGCCACGGCGGCCATCGTCTGGTTCACGAGCTCCGTCACGGAGTGGCGCACCTTCGGCGGCGACATCGTGGCCGCCGCGGCGTACGTCGTGAACTGGCGCCTCGCCGACCGTTCGGTCGACTACCTGGCCGAGGGCACGACGGCGTCCCCGGTGCAGCACTTCTGGTCGCTCGCGGTCGAGGAGCAGTTCTACATCGTCTGGCCGCTCCTGCTCGTCCTCGTCACGCTCCTGGTACGCCGCACCGGCTTCAAGGTGCGTCCGCTCATGGGGATCGGGCTCGCCGTCATCGTCGTCCCGTCCTTCGTCTGGTCGGTGCTGCTGACCAACTCCAACCAGGCCACGGCCTTCTTCGTGACCACCACCCGCCTCTGGGAGCTGGGCATCGGCGCGCTCGTCGCCGTGGGTGCCGGCCTGTGGCCGCGGCTGCCCGCCGTGGCGACCCGGATCCTCGGCTGGGCGGGTCTCGCCACGCTGGTGGGCGCGGCGCTGCTGCTCGACGGCTCCTACGCGTGGCCGGGCTCCTGGGCCCTGGTCCCCACCCTGGCGACGGCGGCGATCATCATCGCCGGCGCCGGCAGCAGCCCCTCCACCGTGCAGCGACTGCTCTCCGCGAAGCCGGCGGTATGGATCGGCGGGCTGTCCTACTCGCTCTACCTGTGGCACTGGCCGCTGCTCATCGGCTACGAGAACCTCTACGGCACGCCGAGCCCTCTCGAGGGCACGCTGCTGATGGCGGCGTCGTTCATCCCCGCGTGGCTCTCGCTCAAGCTCGTCGAGAACCCCGTCCGCTTCTCGGGGACCCTCGCCCGGTCCAACCGCACGACGCTCTCGGTGGGTGCCAACCTCACCGCCGTCGGCATCCTGGCCGGCCTGGTCGTCATGCTGGCGGTGCCGCAGGGGCCGCCGGCCGGAGCCGGGGACGCCGAGGGCGCACGGAGCCTGACCGTCACGGACGGCCGGGCGAGCGGGATCGAGAACCCCGACTCCGTCGACTCGATGGTCCCGGGGCCGGTCGACGCCGTCGACGACGTGCCCGCCGCCTACGGCAAGGACTGCCAGGCGGACCAGGAGGCCACGACCCCGAAGTTCTGCGAGTTCGGTGACCCGGACGGCGAGCGGACGATGGTCCTGGCGGGCGACTCGAAGGCGCTGCAGTGGTCGGGCGCGTTCGACGAGCTCGCGCGGCAGGAGGGATGGCGGCTGGTCACCGCGACCAAGTCGTCCTGCGGCCTGTACGACGTGCTGCGCAACGAGGGCGGCCAGGACTACACGGAGTGCCTGGAGCACAACCGCGCCCTCACGGACGCCCTGATCGAGATGAAGCCCGACGTCGTGGTGGTCTCGCAGCGTCACGACACCGCGATCGACCCCACCACCGGGGAGACCACCGAGGCGGCGATGACCGACGGGCTCGTGCGGGTCTGGGACCGGCTGGGGCAGGCGGGCATCCACGTCGTGGCGCTGCTGGACAACCCGTCGCCCGCGAACGTCGAGGTCGGTGACGGCGAGGTCTACAAGTGCGTGGCCGAGCGGCTCGACCAGCTCTCCGACTGCGCCTTCGGCCGGGCGGACGGCATCGCCGCGAGCGGCACGCCCGCGCTCGTGGCCGCGGCAGAGAAGGTGCCGGCGGTCGACGTCCTCGACCTGACCGACCTCTTCTGCGACGAGCAGGTCTGCCCGCCGGTGATCGGCGGGGTGCTCGTGTACCGCCAGGGTTCGCACATCACGAACACGTACGCGCTCTCGGCGGTGCCGGTGCTGACCGACCGGCTGGTCCCGCTGCTGTCGCGCTAG
- a CDS encoding phosphomannomutase/phosphoglucomutase: MALDLSRIIKAYDVRGLVPEELSPQVARAVGAAFARVVVLPEATGDTRPAAVVGRDMRDSGPELVDAFAAGLTAEGVDVVRIGLCSTDGLYHASGSLGLPGAMFTASHNPAAYNGIKLCRTGARPVGEATGLVAIREAAQAILDGDDAAGTPAGGAGEVTDRESLGEYAEFLRGLVDLSGIRPLKVVVDAGNGMAGLTAPAVLGTATGLTELPLDLVPMYFELDGTFPNHEANPLEPANLIDLQAAVVANGADIGLAFDGDADRCFVVDEKGVPVSPSAITALVGLREVEKEKAAGRVPTVIHNLITSRAVPDLLSAAGARTVRTRVGHSFIKAEMAQHEAVFGGEHSAHYYFRDFFFADTGMLAALHVLAALGTQPHPLSEVAEMYEPYVASGEINSRVPDAAEATARVLDAYRVAYPGIEVDTLDGVTVSYWDGHPQWWFNLRASNTEPLLRLNVEAADHDIMEKVRDDVLSLVRAATEEPGASGLPETGETE; the protein is encoded by the coding sequence GTGGCACTCGACCTCAGCAGGATCATCAAGGCGTACGACGTACGGGGACTGGTACCCGAGGAGCTCTCGCCCCAGGTGGCGCGGGCCGTCGGGGCGGCGTTCGCCCGGGTGGTGGTGCTGCCGGAGGCGACGGGTGACACCCGCCCGGCCGCCGTCGTCGGGCGCGACATGCGCGACTCCGGGCCCGAGCTGGTGGACGCCTTCGCCGCCGGCCTGACGGCGGAGGGCGTGGACGTCGTCCGGATCGGCCTCTGCTCGACCGACGGGCTGTACCACGCCTCCGGGTCGCTCGGCCTGCCGGGCGCCATGTTCACCGCCAGCCACAACCCGGCCGCCTACAACGGGATCAAGCTGTGCCGGACGGGCGCCCGCCCGGTCGGCGAGGCCACGGGCCTGGTCGCGATCCGCGAGGCGGCCCAGGCGATCCTGGACGGCGACGACGCCGCGGGCACGCCGGCCGGCGGCGCGGGGGAGGTGACCGACCGGGAGTCGCTGGGCGAGTACGCCGAGTTCCTGCGGGGCCTGGTGGACCTGTCGGGCATCCGGCCGCTCAAGGTCGTGGTGGACGCCGGCAACGGCATGGCGGGCCTGACGGCGCCCGCCGTCCTCGGCACCGCCACGGGCCTGACCGAGCTGCCGCTCGACCTGGTGCCCATGTACTTCGAGCTGGACGGCACGTTCCCGAACCACGAGGCCAACCCGCTGGAGCCGGCCAACCTGATCGACCTGCAGGCGGCGGTCGTCGCGAACGGCGCCGACATCGGGCTCGCGTTCGACGGCGACGCCGACCGCTGCTTCGTGGTCGACGAGAAGGGCGTGCCGGTGTCACCGTCGGCGATCACCGCGCTCGTCGGGCTGCGCGAGGTCGAGAAGGAGAAGGCCGCCGGGCGCGTGCCCACGGTGATCCACAACCTCATCACGTCGCGTGCCGTGCCCGACCTCCTGTCGGCCGCCGGGGCGCGGACGGTGCGCACGCGCGTGGGGCACTCGTTCATCAAGGCCGAGATGGCGCAGCACGAGGCCGTGTTCGGCGGCGAGCACAGCGCCCACTACTACTTCCGCGACTTCTTCTTCGCCGACACCGGGATGCTCGCCGCCCTGCACGTGCTCGCGGCCCTCGGCACCCAGCCGCACCCGCTGTCCGAGGTCGCGGAGATGTACGAGCCCTACGTGGCGTCCGGCGAGATCAACTCGCGGGTGCCGGACGCGGCCGAGGCCACGGCCCGGGTGCTGGACGCCTACCGCGTCGCGTACCCCGGGATCGAGGTCGACACCCTCGACGGCGTCACGGTGTCCTACTGGGACGGCCACCCGCAGTGGTGGTTCAACCTCCGGGCGTCCAACACGGAGCCCCTGCTGCGGCTCAACGTCGAGGCCGCCGACCACGACATCATGGAGAAGGTGCGCGACGACGTGCTGTCGCTCGTGCGTGCCGCGACCGAGGAGCCGGGCGCGTCCGGGCTGCCCGAGACAGGAGAGACGGAATGA